From the genome of Mucilaginibacter paludis DSM 18603:
GGCATTAACAGCTTTACCCAACACAAACACTGGGGCTGTAACGGGCCGCTTATTATAGACGCCCGCATCAAACCTCACCATGCACCGCCTCTAATTGAAGACGCGGCTACGGAGCGAAAGGTTGATAGTTTAGGTGTGAAGGGTGGGCCGCTTTATGGGATAATTTAAAGCCCCCTCTAAACAGCGTAGCTATCATGCACACCCCCAAATAAAACAAAGTGCATAATCTCCCCCGGTAGGGGAGACTTTTTCTTTTTTAGCTCGGTAGAATATTGGCGAAATAGAATGCTTGTGCCGACAGGTAGGCTACTTCTTCACAATTGAAAAGACGAAGAGTTTGTCGCACGGCGCCGCTCTCCTCAAAAGGCAATAACACCTTTGCTTTCCAGAATTATAAATTTCCGGATTATTACAGCACAAAAAAAGCCCCGCTCAAATCATGAACGGGGCTTGTATCATTTAAAGCGATTAATTACTCGCCTTTTTCTTCTGGGTTTTCGATTACCTTATCCTCAACAACAGGAGTTTCTTCAACTATTTCTGCAGCCGGAGCTTCTTCAACAATTACAGCATCATCAGCCGGAGTAACCGCTGCACTGGCAGCCGATTTTCCTTTACCTGCCCCACCACGACGACGGGTAGCTTTCTTTTCAACCTTAGCTTCGCCCTTGGTGTATACTGTGTTATAATCAACTAACTCAATTATCGCCATTTCAGCGTTATCGCCTAAACGGTTTTCCAATTTAACGATACGAGTATAACCACCCGGACGGTTAGCAATTTTTTCTGCAATCTCGCGGAACAGGATGGTTACTGTTTCTTTGTCTTGCAGATAGCTAAACGCTGTACGGCGTGAGTGTGTAGTGTCGTTTTTTGATTTTGTTAAAATCGGCTCTACATATAAACGTAAAGCTTTTGCTTTAGCCAAGGTAGTTGTAATACGCTTGTGCAGGATAAGCGAAGAAGCCATGTTTGCCAACATCGCCTTACGGTGACTGTCGGTACGGCCTAAATGGTTAACTTTTTTTCCGTGTCTCATTGTTTTTTGATTTTTTCACGTGCATACCGTTGGGGACAAATTTCAACCCTCGGAATTATGCGCTCGCTTATTTTTATTAGATTTGAGTATTAAGATTTGAGACCTAAGACTCTTATCCGTTTTACCCGCTTGTTTAAACTAAAAATGTGAGACGTTTGATTGAGAAAATCTCAAATCTAACGTCTCACATCTTATATTTTACTCTTCGTCTAACTTAAATTTAGACAGGTTCATGCCAAAAGATAAACCTTTTGACTTAACCAGGTCCTGAATTTCGGTTAACGATTTTTTACCAAAATTTCTGAATTTTAACATATCAGCTACATCGTAAGAAACCAGATCAGCCAGGCTGCGGATATCAGCTGCTTTTAAGCAGTTTAACGCACGAACTGAAAGATCAAGATCAACTAACTCCGTTTTAAGGATTTTACGCATATGTAAAATTTCCTCGTCAACTTCCTTAGTTTCTTCCTTAGCCTGAGCCTCAAGCATCATGTTCTCGTCGCTGAACAGCATAAAGTGCTGTATCAAAATTTTAGCGGCTTCTTTTAATGCATCTTCAGGATGTACTGAACCATCTGTAGCAATATCCAGAACTAATTTTTCATAATCTGTTTTTTGCTCAACGCGATAGTTTTCGATAGTGTACTTCACGTTTTTGATCGGAGTATAGATCGAATCTATCGCGATCACGCCAACCATTGCATCAGGATTTTTGTTTTCTTCGCTTGGAACGTAACCACGGCCCTTACCTACAGTAATCTCGATCTCTAAAGTAACCGAAGAATCCATGTTACAAATAACCAGATCCGGATTCAGTACAGTAAAGTTGTTTGAAAACTTAGTGATATCACCGGCGCTGAATGTATCCTGACCATTGATGATCACGAATATTTTTTCAGAATCACCAGACTCACCTGATTTCTTCATACGAACTTGTTTCAAGTTCAATATGATTTCGGTAACGTCTTCAACCACACCTTTAATAGTTGAAAACTCATGGTTAACTCCTGAAAAACGAACAGAAGTAATCGCATAACCTTCCAATGATGAAAGTAAGATACGACGTAAAGCATTACCAATAGTTATCCCGAATCCTGGTTCCAATGGACGAAATTCAAACGTACCATCAAAATCATTTGATTTCTGCATGATAACCTTATCCGGTTTTTGAAATGCTAATATTGCCATTTATATCTTGTAATTTATGTTTGTTTGATAATAGATCT
Proteins encoded in this window:
- a CDS encoding DNA-directed RNA polymerase subunit alpha; the protein is MAILAFQKPDKVIMQKSNDFDGTFEFRPLEPGFGITIGNALRRILLSSLEGYAITSVRFSGVNHEFSTIKGVVEDVTEIILNLKQVRMKKSGESGDSEKIFVIINGQDTFSAGDITKFSNNFTVLNPDLVICNMDSSVTLEIEITVGKGRGYVPSEENKNPDAMVGVIAIDSIYTPIKNVKYTIENYRVEQKTDYEKLVLDIATDGSVHPEDALKEAAKILIQHFMLFSDENMMLEAQAKEETKEVDEEILHMRKILKTELVDLDLSVRALNCLKAADIRSLADLVSYDVADMLKFRNFGKKSLTEIQDLVKSKGLSFGMNLSKFKLDEE
- the rplQ gene encoding 50S ribosomal protein L17, with the translated sequence MRHGKKVNHLGRTDSHRKAMLANMASSLILHKRITTTLAKAKALRLYVEPILTKSKNDTTHSRRTAFSYLQDKETVTILFREIAEKIANRPGGYTRIVKLENRLGDNAEMAIIELVDYNTVYTKGEAKVEKKATRRRGGAGKGKSAASAAVTPADDAVIVEEAPAAEIVEETPVVEDKVIENPEEKGE